From Paraburkholderia fungorum, the proteins below share one genomic window:
- a CDS encoding PAAR domain-containing protein, with amino-acid sequence MPEQERKGTHYHFATTAALTERGGRVTTASKFTLCGLGIARVGDVVTYPNGSEAVIVDGAGYASTLDNRAAALVGSHLSNGDWIIETPWGHLAKGLFIENGKDVPGLFDANWTPPPKESVARFAVFGATTAKGGMVREVSSEWAIDGTHRKAASIGDFVEYEDGTRARIITGIGIPGDKRNRYAVVGSLLDNGDTITDSPHRDPRTSTIFVPINERGVALIRH; translated from the coding sequence ATGCCGGAACAGGAACGTAAAGGAACGCATTACCACTTCGCTACAACTGCCGCGCTTACCGAGCGCGGTGGCCGGGTTACTACGGCTTCGAAATTTACGCTGTGCGGCTTGGGTATTGCCCGCGTTGGCGACGTCGTGACATACCCCAATGGAAGCGAAGCGGTCATCGTGGACGGAGCGGGATACGCTTCCACCCTTGACAACCGGGCCGCCGCTCTAGTCGGTTCTCACCTGAGCAACGGCGACTGGATTATCGAAACGCCATGGGGACACCTTGCAAAAGGGTTGTTCATTGAAAATGGAAAAGACGTGCCCGGCTTGTTCGATGCAAACTGGACACCCCCGCCGAAAGAGTCGGTCGCCCGCTTTGCGGTTTTCGGCGCGACTACCGCTAAGGGTGGCATGGTGCGCGAAGTATCGAGCGAATGGGCTATCGACGGAACGCATCGCAAGGCCGCGAGCATTGGCGATTTTGTCGAGTACGAAGATGGAACCCGTGCACGCATTATTACGGGCATTGGCATTCCCGGCGATAAGCGTAACCGCTATGCGGTCGTCGGCAGTCTCCTGGATAACGGTGACACGATTACCGATAGCCCGCATCGCGATCCGCGCACGTCCACCATTTTTGTGCCCATCAATGAACGTGGCGTCGCGTTGATTCGCCACTAA
- a CDS encoding PAAR domain-containing protein yields MRVPVVRFGDPTTTGGKVNALHNDMTDGGKAIALHGERATCGNCKGTWPIFGSAHAMRNGGRAAVLHGDNVLCPCGQNRVISMSDSCFYHRRPGEDGSVANTRSSASVDPQSVQHDEQFTLQDATGRALPDTYYTVRLPSGQLVHGVTDGIGRTERCATEGARRLHIYLGHREE; encoded by the coding sequence ATGCGAGTTCCAGTGGTCAGATTCGGCGATCCCACCACCACGGGCGGGAAAGTGAATGCACTGCACAACGATATGACAGACGGCGGAAAAGCCATTGCGCTGCACGGAGAGCGTGCAACGTGCGGTAATTGCAAAGGCACATGGCCCATCTTCGGCAGTGCACACGCGATGCGAAATGGTGGGCGGGCCGCTGTACTGCATGGCGATAACGTTCTATGCCCCTGCGGCCAGAATCGAGTTATCTCGATGTCCGACAGCTGCTTTTACCATCGCCGCCCAGGTGAAGATGGAAGCGTGGCTAACACTCGTTCGTCCGCAAGCGTTGACCCGCAATCGGTCCAGCATGACGAGCAATTCACTCTTCAGGATGCAACCGGCCGCGCGCTGCCAGACACGTATTACACGGTCCGGTTGCCATCCGGCCAGCTTGTTCATGGCGTCACTGACGGCATTGGTCGCACAGAGCGATGCGCAACCGAAGGCGCGCGACGCCTCCATATCTATCTAGGGCACCGGGAGGAGTAA
- a CDS encoding glycoside hydrolase family protein, whose protein sequence is MNFSEAESAINRRIRVPLHQYEYDALVSMAFNAGSGQGIASLVGKVNSGQYDDLPSYIRGYRAGGIEWRRALEARLFKTGNYDARHGRGIVI, encoded by the coding sequence ATAAATTTTTCAGAAGCGGAGTCCGCAATCAATCGTCGGATACGCGTCCCGTTGCATCAATACGAATATGATGCACTAGTAAGCATGGCTTTTAACGCAGGATCGGGACAGGGGATCGCATCATTAGTTGGCAAGGTAAATTCAGGTCAATACGATGACCTACCATCTTATATTCGCGGGTATCGCGCCGGTGGAATTGAGTGGCGTCGCGCGCTAGAAGCACGACTTTTTAAAACAGGGAACTATGATGCGAGACACGGGAGAGGCATTGTTATATAA
- a CDS encoding DUF2783 domain-containing protein produces the protein MALNIQPNLARPDDFYEALIDMHRDLDDAQSQSANAQLILLLANHIGDYATLIEALQHAREGVIDKVVQNAESHSLAA, from the coding sequence ATGGCACTCAATATTCAACCGAATCTCGCCCGCCCGGACGACTTCTACGAGGCGCTGATCGATATGCACCGCGACCTCGACGATGCGCAGAGTCAGTCGGCCAATGCGCAATTGATTCTGTTGCTCGCGAATCATATCGGCGATTACGCGACGCTGATCGAGGCATTGCAGCATGCGCGTGAAGGGGTGATCGATAAGGTGGTTCAGAACGCGGAGTCGCATTCGCTGGCCGCCTGA
- a CDS encoding FAD-dependent oxidoreductase — translation MSINYQALSFDYQPCREQSAQGDEQAAYPVIVVGAGPVGLATAIDLAQQGVPVVLVDDDCSLSTGSRAICFSKRSLDIFDRLGCGQRMVDKGISWNVGKVFLKNELVYTFNLQPEAGHNRPAFINLQQYYVEGFLLERAQEMPNLEIRWKSKVVGVQQNGTPGSCDAGVTLTVETPDGAYPLRGRYVVAADGSRSPMRRLMGLDSKGVTFKDRFLIADVKMEADFPTERWFWFDPPFHPNQSVLLHRQPDNVWRIDFQLGWDADPVLEKTPERVIPRVRALLGADAKFELEWVSVYTFSCLRMERFRHGNVLFAGDSAHGVSPFGARGANSGMQDAENLAWKLAMVLDGRASDALLDTYASEREFAADENIRNSTRSTDFITPKSPVSRVFRDAVLKLARHHPFARPLANSGRLSVPAVLRDSPLNTADRENFGGSLVPGASCVDAPVQVNEQPAWLLQQLGQQFTGVLFCSDQGVDQAALASLNSLRTGSIPLKLVVVMCGDAQVGSMLPEDVQVAHDADGLASSRYDAPHGTFYLIRPDQHVCARWRQLDTRAVEHALKRALCVEGTA, via the coding sequence ATGAGCATCAACTACCAGGCGCTGTCGTTCGACTACCAGCCTTGCCGTGAGCAAAGCGCGCAAGGCGACGAACAGGCGGCCTATCCCGTGATCGTGGTTGGCGCAGGACCGGTCGGTCTCGCGACCGCCATCGATCTCGCGCAGCAGGGCGTGCCGGTCGTACTGGTCGACGACGATTGTTCGTTGTCCACCGGTTCGCGGGCGATCTGTTTTTCGAAGCGCTCGCTCGATATCTTCGATCGGCTCGGCTGCGGTCAACGGATGGTGGATAAGGGCATCAGCTGGAATGTCGGCAAGGTGTTCCTGAAAAACGAACTCGTGTACACGTTCAATCTGCAACCTGAGGCGGGTCATAACCGGCCCGCGTTCATCAACTTGCAGCAGTACTACGTCGAAGGTTTTCTGCTCGAACGTGCGCAGGAAATGCCGAATCTGGAGATTCGCTGGAAGAGCAAAGTAGTGGGCGTGCAGCAGAACGGCACACCGGGTTCGTGCGATGCCGGCGTCACGCTGACCGTCGAAACGCCGGACGGTGCGTATCCGTTGCGCGGCCGTTATGTCGTCGCTGCCGATGGCTCGCGCAGTCCAATGCGTCGGCTGATGGGACTCGATAGCAAAGGCGTGACGTTCAAGGACCGCTTCCTGATTGCCGACGTCAAAATGGAAGCGGATTTTCCGACCGAGCGTTGGTTCTGGTTCGACCCGCCGTTTCATCCGAATCAGTCGGTGCTGTTGCATCGTCAGCCGGACAACGTATGGCGGATCGATTTTCAACTGGGATGGGATGCCGATCCCGTGCTGGAAAAAACCCCGGAGCGCGTCATTCCACGCGTGCGCGCATTGCTGGGCGCCGATGCGAAGTTCGAGCTGGAATGGGTCAGCGTCTATACGTTTTCGTGTTTGCGGATGGAGCGCTTCCGGCACGGCAACGTATTGTTCGCGGGCGATTCCGCGCACGGCGTGTCGCCGTTCGGCGCGCGCGGCGCGAATAGCGGCATGCAGGACGCCGAGAACCTCGCATGGAAACTGGCGATGGTGCTCGACGGCCGGGCGTCGGACGCGTTGCTCGATACGTATGCAAGCGAACGCGAATTTGCCGCTGACGAAAACATCCGCAACTCCACGCGTTCCACCGATTTCATCACGCCGAAGAGTCCTGTGAGCCGCGTTTTCCGTGATGCTGTGCTGAAGCTCGCGCGGCATCATCCGTTCGCGCGTCCGTTGGCGAATAGCGGGCGGTTGTCCGTGCCTGCGGTGTTGCGTGATTCTCCATTGAATACAGCGGACCGCGAGAACTTTGGCGGTTCGTTGGTGCCGGGTGCATCGTGCGTCGACGCGCCCGTGCAGGTGAATGAACAACCGGCGTGGCTGTTGCAGCAACTCGGTCAGCAATTTACCGGCGTGCTGTTTTGCAGCGATCAGGGTGTCGATCAGGCGGCGCTCGCTTCATTGAATTCACTGCGGACCGGATCGATACCGTTGAAGCTCGTTGTCGTGATGTGCGGCGATGCGCAGGTTGGTTCCATGTTGCCGGAAGACGTGCAGGTCGCGCACGACGCCGACGGTCTCGCAAGCTCGCGTTACGACGCACCACACGGCACGTTCTATCTGATCCGGCCGGACCAGCACGTTTGCGCACGGTGGCGGCAACTCGATACGCGTGCCGTCGAGCACGCATTGAAGCGCGCGTTGTGTGTCGAAGGAACGGCCTGA
- a CDS encoding MBL fold metallo-hydrolase, with amino-acid sequence MAKAFASQADLEVKKVTWSQLSENAYAYTAEGDPNSGVIIGDDGVLIVDTTATPAMAQDLIAKIRSVTDKPIKYVVLSHYHAVRVLGASAYFDEGAQQVIASRGTYEMIVERGEADMKSEIERFPRLFAGVETVPGLTWPTLVFDKEMTLFLGKLEVRIAHLGAGHTKGDTVVWLPSQKVLFSGDLVEYDAACYCGDAQLEQWPATLEALRALNAEKLVPGRGPALLTPADVNKGLDYTKDFVTTLLQAGREAFKDKLDLKAAMAHTRKAMDPKFGHVFIYEHCLPFDVSRAFDEASGITHPRIWTAQRDKEMWDALQG; translated from the coding sequence ATGGCAAAGGCATTCGCATCCCAGGCCGACCTGGAAGTCAAGAAAGTCACGTGGTCCCAGTTGTCCGAGAACGCGTACGCGTACACCGCCGAGGGCGATCCGAACTCAGGCGTGATCATCGGCGACGACGGCGTGCTGATCGTCGACACCACCGCCACGCCCGCCATGGCGCAGGATCTGATCGCGAAGATCCGCAGCGTCACCGACAAGCCGATCAAATACGTCGTGCTGTCGCACTATCACGCAGTGCGCGTGCTCGGCGCATCGGCCTATTTCGACGAAGGCGCGCAGCAGGTGATCGCGAGCCGCGGCACGTACGAGATGATCGTCGAGCGCGGCGAGGCCGATATGAAATCGGAAATCGAACGCTTTCCGCGTCTGTTTGCCGGTGTCGAAACCGTGCCCGGTCTGACGTGGCCGACGCTCGTGTTCGACAAGGAAATGACGCTGTTTCTCGGCAAGCTCGAAGTGCGCATCGCGCATCTCGGCGCGGGTCATACAAAGGGCGATACGGTCGTGTGGCTGCCGTCGCAAAAGGTGCTGTTTTCCGGCGACCTCGTCGAATATGACGCAGCGTGCTACTGCGGCGACGCGCAACTCGAACAGTGGCCTGCCACGCTCGAAGCGCTGCGTGCGCTGAATGCGGAGAAGCTGGTGCCGGGGCGTGGCCCCGCGCTGCTGACTCCGGCCGATGTGAACAAAGGTCTCGACTACACCAAAGACTTCGTCACCACGCTGCTGCAGGCAGGCCGTGAAGCGTTCAAGGACAAGCTCGATCTGAAGGCCGCGATGGCGCACACGCGCAAGGCGATGGACCCGAAGTTCGGCCACGTTTTCATCTACGAGCATTGCCTGCCGTTCGATGTGTCGCGTGCTTTCGATGAAGCCAGCGGCATCACGCATCCGCGCATCTGGACCGCGCAGCGCGACAAGGAAATGTGGGACGCGCTGCAAGGCTGA
- a CDS encoding IclR family transcriptional regulator, which translates to MGKAAKPATGQGAGGSETTDGGKTQRGIQSVEVGGRVLLALAQARAPLALSDLASAAQIAPGQAHAYLVSLSRLGLIKRDELSGRYEPGPLSLRLGLLHLENQPAFRAAVPRVAALAEAISFSVAICIAGPQGPTIVRYEHAGFPLHVNLHVGTLMSLPATSTGRVFCAYLPADVLARMWANQSGGPAGSAMIPPDQSAAFQATLNAIRTRGLESSVDAPSPGISSLSAPVLDSDGRLLLALTVIGSTGSIDVAADSATARALLATARDIGIELAAAPSLLASSAS; encoded by the coding sequence GTGGGCAAAGCAGCGAAACCGGCCACCGGCCAAGGCGCGGGCGGCAGCGAGACGACGGACGGCGGTAAGACGCAACGCGGCATCCAGAGCGTGGAAGTGGGCGGCCGCGTCCTGCTTGCGCTCGCGCAGGCGCGCGCACCGCTGGCTTTATCCGATCTCGCCAGCGCCGCGCAGATCGCGCCGGGGCAAGCCCATGCGTATCTGGTGAGTCTGAGCCGCCTGGGCCTCATCAAGCGTGACGAGTTGTCGGGGCGCTATGAACCGGGGCCGCTGTCGCTGCGGCTCGGCTTGCTGCATCTGGAGAATCAGCCCGCGTTTCGCGCCGCCGTGCCGCGCGTGGCGGCGCTGGCCGAGGCAATTAGCTTTAGCGTCGCGATCTGTATTGCCGGGCCGCAGGGGCCGACCATCGTCCGCTACGAGCACGCGGGGTTTCCGCTGCACGTCAATCTGCATGTGGGCACGTTGATGTCGCTTCCGGCGACATCGACGGGACGGGTGTTTTGCGCCTATTTGCCCGCCGACGTGCTGGCCCGGATGTGGGCGAATCAATCGGGCGGCCCGGCAGGCAGCGCGATGATTCCGCCCGACCAGAGCGCTGCATTCCAGGCCACGCTGAACGCGATCCGCACGCGCGGCCTGGAATCCAGCGTGGATGCGCCGAGCCCCGGCATCAGCAGTCTGAGCGCGCCCGTGCTGGATAGCGACGGCCGCCTGCTGCTCGCGTTGACCGTGATCGGCTCGACCGGTTCGATCGACGTCGCCGCCGACAGCGCCACAGCCCGCGCATTGCTTGCCACCGCCCGCGATATCGGCATCGAACTGGCCGCCGCGCCTTCCCTGTTAGCGTCTTCCGCATCGTGA
- a CDS encoding IclR family transcriptional regulator gives MTDSPDLSPLSSADAKPQRGIQSLDNTGELLGALVAAARPLSLRDLATAAGMPPAKAFPHLVSLLKIGLLDRDASGCFAAGPLALELGLIGLQRLSPTREAEPEVVELAASTGMSVAMAVLGPLGPTVVRLEESARPLHVSLRVGTVMSLVNTAIGRVFSAYVADDVRVGLLMQDHLRLAGADATEVFAGKTAASKAGGGVVANSLAPLTQAYAQRLAQIRADGIDTALSRPVPGISTLAAPVLDHTGSICLVLALMGPSGSFDSETAGGPAQTLRAATSRLSRRFGWIAAIGEHPREQRGAEKNA, from the coding sequence GTGACCGATTCTCCCGACCTCTCCCCCCTTTCGTCCGCCGATGCGAAACCGCAGCGCGGCATCCAGTCGCTCGACAACACCGGCGAGTTGCTCGGTGCACTGGTCGCCGCGGCGCGGCCCTTGAGCCTGCGCGATCTCGCCACCGCTGCCGGCATGCCGCCCGCGAAGGCGTTTCCGCATCTGGTGAGTCTGCTGAAAATCGGCTTGCTCGACCGCGACGCGTCCGGTTGTTTCGCGGCGGGGCCGCTCGCACTGGAGCTGGGTTTGATCGGCTTGCAGCGTCTTTCGCCGACGCGCGAAGCGGAGCCTGAAGTGGTCGAACTGGCGGCATCGACGGGGATGAGTGTCGCGATGGCCGTGCTCGGTCCGCTAGGGCCGACTGTCGTGCGCCTGGAAGAATCGGCGCGGCCGTTGCATGTGAGCTTGCGGGTCGGCACGGTGATGTCGCTGGTGAATACCGCGATTGGCCGCGTGTTTTCCGCCTATGTCGCGGACGACGTGCGTGTGGGTCTGCTGATGCAGGATCATCTGCGGCTCGCGGGTGCCGATGCCACGGAGGTGTTTGCGGGAAAGACCGCAGCTTCGAAAGCAGGTGGCGGCGTCGTAGCAAACTCGCTCGCACCGCTGACTCAAGCCTACGCGCAGCGCCTCGCGCAGATCCGCGCGGACGGCATCGACACAGCCTTGAGCCGGCCCGTGCCTGGCATCAGCACGTTGGCCGCGCCGGTGCTCGATCACACGGGCAGCATCTGCCTCGTGCTTGCGTTGATGGGTCCAAGTGGGAGCTTCGACAGCGAAACGGCGGGCGGCCCGGCGCAGACCTTGCGCGCGGCGACATCGCGGTTGTCGCGCAGATTCGGCTGGATTGCGGCGATAGGCGAACATCCCCGCGAACAGCGCGGCGCAGAGAAAAACGCCTAA
- a CDS encoding MurR/RpiR family transcriptional regulator yields the protein MSAPNLIPHIRNALVSLRPAERKVAEMVLSDVDFAMRASITELAQRAEVSEPSVTRFCRAIGAHGLRDFKMLLAQSVAGGLPYASTAVARDDDVQTLMDKVGEAAIDGITHARGALDPTVVESAIAALSSAGRVFFFGVGSGSGLVAQDAALRFLRLDIASTAFTDGHLQRLYAGLMEPGDVAFAISHSGRSVEVNESIQIAKERGATTIALTNVGSRLAWLVDIPLLLRVPSPIDPNTPGVSRLVHLCIMDALAIGVALKAGPKTLEKMRHAKARLASHEPEATGN from the coding sequence GTGTCCGCACCGAACTTGATTCCCCACATCCGCAACGCATTGGTCAGCTTGCGGCCCGCCGAGCGCAAGGTCGCCGAGATGGTGCTGAGCGACGTCGATTTCGCGATGCGCGCGAGCATCACCGAACTCGCGCAGCGCGCGGAGGTGTCCGAGCCCTCGGTCACGCGCTTTTGCCGCGCGATCGGCGCGCATGGTCTGCGTGACTTCAAGATGTTGCTGGCGCAAAGCGTGGCGGGCGGACTGCCGTATGCGTCGACGGCGGTCGCGCGCGACGACGACGTGCAGACCTTGATGGACAAGGTGGGCGAAGCGGCGATCGACGGCATTACGCATGCGCGCGGCGCGCTCGATCCTACGGTCGTGGAGAGCGCGATTGCGGCTTTATCGAGCGCGGGGCGAGTGTTTTTCTTTGGCGTGGGATCGGGGTCGGGACTGGTCGCGCAAGATGCGGCGCTGCGGTTTTTACGGCTCGATATCGCATCGACGGCTTTTACCGACGGTCATCTGCAACGGCTTTACGCCGGTTTGATGGAGCCCGGCGATGTCGCGTTTGCGATCTCGCATTCGGGACGCAGCGTCGAAGTGAACGAGAGCATCCAGATTGCGAAGGAACGAGGTGCTACGACCATCGCGTTGACCAATGTCGGCTCGCGGCTGGCGTGGCTGGTCGATATTCCCTTGCTGCTGCGCGTACCGAGTCCGATCGATCCGAATACGCCAGGCGTCTCGCGGCTCGTGCATCTGTGCATCATGGATGCGCTCGCTATCGGCGTCGCGCTTAAAGCCGGTCCGAAGACGCTTGAAAAGATGCGGCATGCGAAGGCGCGTCTCGCGTCGCACGAGCCGGAAGCGACCGGGAATTAG
- a CDS encoding ABC transporter ATP-binding protein, whose translation MAAVQLSGIFKRYGDTQVVHGIDLDIDDGEFVVLVGPSGCGKSTLMRMVAGLEEISGGDLMIGGTRANTLAPQQRNISMVFQSYALYPHLSVYENIAFGPRIRKESSESFKPRIEAAAKMLNLGGYLDRLPRALSGGQRQRVAMGRAVVREPSLFLFDEPLSNLDAKLRVQMRTEIKALHQRLKNTVIYVTHDQIEAMTMADRIVVMNAGRIEQMGRPLELYDRPANLFVASFLGSPSMNFAEGVIVNRAQGQGLALKLADGGEIVLESTPASAKVGAKVTLGVRPEHIETMTAAPDAAMDVDVVEPTGAETHLYGKIGGNTWCVTTRQRSSVEPGQRVTLRFPAQHIHLFDTESGRRLV comes from the coding sequence ATGGCAGCAGTGCAACTGAGCGGCATCTTCAAACGCTATGGCGACACGCAGGTGGTGCACGGCATCGATCTCGACATCGACGACGGCGAGTTCGTCGTGCTGGTCGGGCCGTCCGGCTGCGGTAAAAGCACGCTGATGCGCATGGTGGCGGGGCTCGAAGAGATTAGCGGCGGCGATCTGATGATCGGCGGCACGCGCGCGAATACGCTCGCGCCGCAGCAGCGCAATATCTCGATGGTGTTCCAGAGCTACGCGCTTTATCCCCATCTGTCGGTCTACGAGAACATTGCCTTCGGGCCACGCATTCGTAAGGAATCCTCGGAGAGTTTCAAGCCGCGTATCGAAGCTGCGGCGAAGATGCTGAACCTGGGCGGCTACCTGGATCGTTTACCGCGTGCTTTGTCGGGTGGTCAACGGCAACGGGTGGCAATGGGGCGTGCGGTGGTGCGCGAGCCGTCGCTGTTCCTGTTCGACGAACCGCTGTCCAATCTCGACGCGAAGCTGCGCGTGCAGATGCGTACCGAGATCAAGGCGCTGCATCAGCGGCTTAAAAACACGGTGATTTACGTCACGCACGATCAGATCGAAGCGATGACGATGGCCGACCGCATCGTCGTGATGAACGCGGGGCGCATCGAGCAGATGGGTCGTCCGCTGGAGCTTTACGATCGTCCTGCGAACCTGTTTGTCGCGAGTTTTCTCGGCTCGCCGTCGATGAATTTCGCCGAAGGCGTGATCGTGAATCGCGCGCAAGGACAAGGTCTCGCGCTGAAACTCGCAGATGGTGGCGAGATCGTGCTGGAAAGCACGCCTGCCTCGGCGAAAGTCGGCGCGAAGGTGACGCTCGGCGTGCGGCCCGAACACATCGAGACCATGACGGCCGCGCCGGACGCGGCCATGGATGTCGACGTGGTCGAGCCGACCGGCGCGGAAACGCATCTGTATGGAAAAATTGGCGGCAATACGTGGTGCGTGACGACTCGCCAGCGCTCGAGCGTCGAGCCGGGCCAGCGTGTCACGCTGCGTTTTCCGGCTCAGCATATTCATCTGTTCGATACGGAGAGCGGACGCAGGCTGGTCTGA
- a CDS encoding SDR family oxidoreductase — MNRVVLVTGACGGIGSVLCKRFVEQGDTVLALDVDAAALNALAAQLGDAHVTPVVADLGDAAAVQHAVAEAVKLRGPVDVLVANAGAAQGLTLATTDAATWQRDVHLNLNGTYHTVEAVRASMIERQRGALVLIGSVNGLAALGHPAYSAAKAGLISYTKALAIELGRYGIRANIVCPGTVKTQAWQARVDKNPKVFEDLKKWYPLRDFATPDDIADAVLFLASPMARVITGVMLPVDGGLMAGNRLMAEELTLESL, encoded by the coding sequence ATGAATCGTGTGGTGTTGGTAACGGGCGCTTGCGGTGGCATCGGCAGTGTGTTGTGCAAACGTTTCGTCGAGCAGGGCGACACGGTGCTGGCGCTCGACGTCGACGCGGCCGCGCTGAATGCGTTGGCCGCACAACTGGGCGACGCACATGTCACACCGGTCGTCGCCGATCTCGGCGATGCCGCCGCGGTGCAGCACGCGGTGGCCGAAGCGGTGAAGTTGCGCGGCCCGGTGGATGTGCTGGTTGCCAACGCGGGCGCGGCACAAGGGCTGACGCTCGCCACGACCGACGCCGCCACCTGGCAGCGCGACGTTCATCTGAATCTGAACGGCACGTATCACACGGTCGAAGCGGTGCGCGCGTCGATGATCGAACGGCAGCGCGGCGCGCTGGTGTTGATCGGCTCGGTGAACGGACTCGCCGCGCTCGGTCATCCCGCATATAGCGCGGCGAAAGCGGGGCTGATCAGCTACACGAAAGCGCTGGCCATCGAGCTGGGCCGTTACGGCATTCGCGCGAACATCGTCTGTCCGGGCACGGTGAAGACGCAGGCGTGGCAGGCCCGTGTCGACAAGAATCCGAAGGTGTTCGAGGATCTGAAAAAGTGGTACCCGTTACGCGATTTCGCCACGCCCGACGACATTGCCGACGCCGTGCTGTTTCTCGCCTCGCCAATGGCGCGCGTCATCACCGGTGTCATGTTGCCTGTCGACGGCGGCCTGATGGCGGGCAACCGGTTGATGGCCGAAGAACTGACACTCGAATCGCTTTGA